The window CGTATTTTGTAAGTGCAAAATTTCGAAGATGTTTTAAAAGTATTTTGTATTTACTGCGTGTGCCATTTACCCGAAGTCCGCTATTAACCTTTTTCTCGTAGTCGGACAGGAACTGTTCATAGAATTTGAAAAAGGTCAGTTCTCCGCTTTCCATTCCAAGAAAGGCATTTTTAAGTTTAGCACTGTTTACAAACCCCTCGTTCTTCAGAATTTTGGAATAGCATTCCTCAATACCCGAACGAATTTTGTCAAGTTTGCTGTTTGTGTCTTGAGCTTCTCGGCTTTTACCTAAAACCCTGCCGTACTTCAAATCCCAATTTGTTGCGGAAATATCCAGCTTGGTACTGAATGCAGACTGTTTGCCGTTTACGGTAATCCTGCACATAACCGTAACTTTTCCGTTTTTCTTTGGGGCGTTCTTTTTAAGGTAGAACAACACCTTAAATGTTGATTTTTTTGTCGTTTCCATACTCACAATTCTTAATGATAAAATTAAACCTATGTGAGCTACGGAACAATATGAAAAACTATGCAGAAAACTGAAATACAGTATTTTAAAACGATATTTCTAATATTTAAAAGTAACGTTTTAGTAACCTTACTTTTGCCAAACCTCGCTTTTTACTGCTTTTTGCCTCATTACCTAAAAATCATAAAACGGCTGTAAAGTCTTTATTTACAACCGTTTTACCTGTTATTAATCTTTGATGTATTTTTACTGAAACTTTATTTTAAAAATGTCTAGAAATTTTATCAACTTCGATTTCAGAATAGTCAGTAATGACAATATTTGCCAAACTGTAATCCTGATTATGGGAATGAAAACTTTTATAAGCTGTACAGAAAATATTGGCTTTATGTGCCGCTAAAATTCCGTTGGTAGAATCTTCAATAACCATACAGTTTTCAATCGGTTCGTTGGCCATTTTTGCAGCAAGCTGGAAAATTTCAGGATGAGGTTTTGATTCTTTTAAATCGGCACCGCTGATTTTCCCGCTGAAGTATTTTTCTAAACCAAACTTATCAAAAACCATATTAATGGTTGTCATACTTGCCGAAGAAGCAACAATTAATTTAACGTTATTTTCGTAATAATGTTCGATTAATTTTCTTACTCCTGGAATTAAATCAAATTCGGCATCGTTGTAAAAGTAATCTTTGAAATGAGTTCTTTTAATATGGGTGATATCTTCGTGAGTATGTGTTAAATTAAACTCAGAAATTAAAGTTTCACAAACTCTTTTGGTCGAAGCTCCTGTAAAAGAGGTGTAGAGGTCTTCAGAAACCTCAATTTCTAGCTGGTTGAATGTTTTGAAATAAGCTTTTCTATGAAGAGGTTCTGTATCAACAATTACCCCATCCATATCGAAAAGCACAGCTTTTAAGGACATAAATTTTATTTTGTACAAAATTAATGTTTTATTATTTAAAGATTGAACGATTTAAAAATTTAAAAACTCATAATTTATAGCTGATAACTTTAAACACTTACAATTTCTTCTTCTTATCTTTGCAGCAATTATTTTAATCTTTAAATCATTTAAATTTTTAATTATAAATTATGAAAACATACGCAGGAATTCCTGAAGAAAATGCTTCATTAGAAAATTCAAAAGTAGTTTTGGTAACGGTTCCTTACGATGGAACTTCAACTTGGGGAAAAGGCGCAGACAAAGGCCCTGAATTGTTTTTGGATGCTTCTGAAAACATGGAACTTTATGACATC is drawn from Chryseobacterium muglaense and contains these coding sequences:
- a CDS encoding HAD family hydrolase; its protein translation is MSLKAVLFDMDGVIVDTEPLHRKAYFKTFNQLEIEVSEDLYTSFTGASTKRVCETLISEFNLTHTHEDITHIKRTHFKDYFYNDAEFDLIPGVRKLIEHYYENNVKLIVASSASMTTINMVFDKFGLEKYFSGKISGADLKESKPHPEIFQLAAKMANEPIENCMVIEDSTNGILAAHKANIFCTAYKSFHSHNQDYSLANIVITDYSEIEVDKISRHF